In the genome of Xanthomonas translucens pv. cerealis, one region contains:
- a CDS encoding class I SAM-dependent methyltransferase, with protein sequence MSAVPILDPFEAYALWAASYPAHAHNPVMQAEQRAMLALLPPALHGQRVLDAGCGSGRYLLHSLERGAAHATGVDLSPQMLSRAARELEAAGAGDRYTLREGSLDALPVADAEAGLSICALAVGHLPQLLPALAELRRATRPGGSVLCSDVHPIGHALGWKRDFKAAGQRYAVRHSQHLYSHWHAACATLGLRIEAVREPMLDPADIPAGAHFDPAALQMPVALVFLLRRLP encoded by the coding sequence GCCGTGCCGATCCTGGACCCGTTCGAGGCCTATGCGCTGTGGGCGGCGAGCTATCCGGCGCATGCGCACAACCCGGTGATGCAGGCCGAGCAGCGCGCCATGCTGGCGCTGTTGCCGCCCGCGCTGCACGGCCAGCGCGTGCTCGATGCCGGCTGTGGCAGCGGGCGTTATCTGTTGCATTCGCTGGAACGCGGCGCCGCGCACGCCACCGGCGTGGACCTGTCGCCGCAGATGCTCAGCCGCGCCGCGCGCGAACTGGAGGCGGCCGGCGCCGGCGATCGCTATACGCTGCGCGAGGGCAGCCTGGACGCGCTGCCTGTGGCCGATGCCGAGGCCGGCCTGAGCATCTGCGCGCTGGCGGTCGGGCATCTGCCGCAGTTGTTGCCGGCGCTGGCCGAACTGCGCCGCGCCACCCGCCCGGGCGGCAGCGTGCTGTGCAGCGACGTGCACCCGATCGGCCACGCGCTGGGCTGGAAGCGCGATTTCAAGGCCGCTGGCCAGCGTTATGCGGTACGCCACAGCCAACACCTCTACAGCCACTGGCATGCGGCCTGCGCCACGCTCGGATTGAGGATCGAGGCGGTGCGCGAACCGATGCTCGACCCTGCCGACATTCCCGCCGGCGCGCACTTCGATCCTGCCGCGCTGCAGATGCCGGTGGCGCTGGTGTTCCTGCTGCGACGCCTGCCATGA